The window CGAGGCAAGGAGGGATAGGTAATGCCAGGTCAAAGAAAGTTGGGGCGTGCAACAGACCAAAGAAAGGCAATTTTAAAGAATCTTACTACAGCTTTATTTGTAAGTGGTAGAATTGAAACTACTGAGGCGAGAGCCAAGGAAGTTAAAAGTATAGCAGAAAAACTTATCACTTTAGCAATCAAGGAAGCAGATAACTTTACTTCAAAGCAAATTAAGGTTAGTGCTGCAAAAGTTGATGCCAAAGGAAAGAAGCTTACCGACACTAAAACATCAAAGAACGGTAAGAAGTATTTTGTAGTAGACAGAGAGCAAAAGACAGATATGGTATCTGTTGATAGTGCTTCAAGACTACATGCTAGAAGACTTATAATGAACTGGGTATATAGACCGTCAACTGCTGATGGAGCGAATATCAACAT of the Ruminiclostridium papyrosolvens DSM 2782 genome contains:
- a CDS encoding bL17 family ribosomal protein; the encoded protein is MPGQRKLGRATDQRKAILKNLTTALFVSGRIETTEARAKEVKSIAEKLITLAIKEADNFTSKQIKVSAAKVDAKGKKLTDTKTSKNGKKYFVVDREQKTDMVSVDSASRLHARRLIMNWVYRPSTADGANINITDKLFEEIAPKYKDKKGGYTRIYKLGPRRGDAAEMVILELV